A genomic stretch from Bacteroidota bacterium includes:
- a CDS encoding UDP-glucose/GDP-mannose dehydrogenase family protein → MKVIVVGTGYVGLVTGTCFAEVGVDVTCVDIDLTKIDNLRKGIIPIYEPGLEELVKKNTEKQRLHFTTDLAPAMEGSEVVFIAVGTPPDEDGSADLRYVLDVARDIGRHMNDYLLVVTKSTVPVGTSLRVKAAMQGELDRRRSDLQFDVASNPEFLKEGSAVEDFLRPDRIVVGTESERAADLMKRLYKPFTLNGHPIIFMDIASSEMTKYTANAMLATKISFMNDIANLCEIVGADVNLVRKGIGSDSRIGNKFIYPGIGYGGSCFPKDVKALIKTAHENAYHLRVLTAVEDVNQDQKSVLFNKLNHFYEGNLKGRIIAIWGLSFKPETDDMRDAPSLVLIGKLIEAGCRIKAYDPAAMIECRRRIGDIVEYANDQYEALIDADALLMATEWKEFRIPNFAVMKKLFRHPVIFDGRNIYDAAEMKNLGFKYFCIGVNTTK, encoded by the coding sequence ATGAAAGTCATTGTTGTCGGCACCGGGTACGTAGGTTTGGTCACAGGAACATGTTTTGCTGAAGTTGGTGTGGATGTGACCTGTGTCGACATAGACCTGACAAAGATAGATAACCTCCGGAAGGGGATCATACCCATCTATGAGCCGGGGCTTGAAGAGCTTGTTAAAAAAAATACCGAAAAGCAGCGTTTGCATTTCACCACCGATCTGGCCCCGGCAATGGAGGGCAGTGAAGTAGTGTTCATTGCTGTTGGCACTCCACCGGATGAAGACGGCAGTGCCGACCTCCGGTACGTGCTTGATGTAGCGAGGGATATTGGCCGGCATATGAATGATTATCTGCTGGTGGTGACTAAAAGTACTGTTCCGGTTGGTACATCATTGAGGGTCAAAGCGGCTATGCAGGGTGAATTGGATAGAAGAAGAAGCGATTTACAATTTGATGTTGCTTCTAATCCGGAATTCCTTAAAGAAGGCAGCGCTGTTGAAGATTTCCTGCGCCCCGACCGGATTGTTGTCGGTACTGAATCAGAAAGAGCTGCCGATCTTATGAAGAGGCTTTATAAACCTTTTACACTGAATGGGCACCCCATCATATTCATGGATATTGCATCGTCGGAGATGACCAAATACACTGCCAATGCCATGCTGGCCACTAAGATCAGTTTCATGAATGACATTGCCAACCTCTGCGAAATCGTGGGTGCCGATGTCAATCTTGTAAGAAAGGGAATTGGAAGTGACAGCCGGATCGGAAATAAATTTATTTATCCTGGTATAGGTTATGGTGGTTCCTGCTTTCCCAAGGATGTAAAAGCACTGATAAAAACAGCTCATGAGAATGCTTATCATTTACGGGTACTCACTGCTGTTGAGGATGTGAACCAGGACCAAAAATCTGTTCTGTTTAATAAGCTGAATCACTTCTATGAAGGGAATTTAAAAGGCAGAATCATTGCTATTTGGGGTTTATCATTTAAGCCTGAGACGGATGACATGCGCGACGCACCTTCGCTTGTTCTCATTGGCAAGCTGATCGAAGCAGGATGCAGAATTAAAGCTTACGATCCTGCGGCCATGATAGAATGCCGCCGGAGAATCGGCGACATTGTGGAATATGCAAATGATCAGTACGAAGCGCTTATCGATGCCGATGCTTTATTGATGGCGACAGAATGGAAAGAATTCCGGATACCCAATTTCGCCGTGATGAAAAAACTTTTTAGACATCCGGTAATTTTCGATGGACGCAATATTTATGATGCTGCTGAAATGAAAAATCTCGGATTCAAATATTTTTGCATTGGAGTCAATACAACTAAATAA
- a CDS encoding SDR family oxidoreductase: protein MARKRILVTGGAGFLGSHLCERLLAEGHEVICLDNYFTGSKFNIIHLLNNPYFELIRHDVTTPIFLEVDEIYNLACPASPIHYQYNPIKTVKTSVMGAINMLGLAKRIKAKILQASTSEVYGDPKVHPQTEDYWGHVNPIGPRACYDEGKRGAETLFINYHRQNNVKIKIARIFNTYGPRMHPDDGRVVSNFIVQALRGRDITIYGDGSQTRSFCYVDDLIEALIRLMNTNDAFTGPVNLGNPREFTILELARLVLKHTDSKSKIIYKPLPSDDPMQRQPDISLAKKELNWEPGIQLEEGINRTIAYFSMIIDH from the coding sequence ATGGCTAGAAAAAGAATACTTGTAACAGGAGGCGCAGGTTTCTTAGGATCCCATCTTTGTGAACGCCTTCTTGCTGAGGGTCATGAAGTTATATGCCTGGATAATTATTTTACAGGATCGAAATTTAATATTATTCACCTGCTCAATAACCCCTATTTCGAGCTTATCCGGCACGATGTGACAACGCCCATTTTCCTTGAAGTTGATGAGATCTATAATCTGGCCTGTCCAGCCTCACCGATTCATTACCAATACAATCCGATTAAAACAGTCAAGACCTCAGTGATGGGGGCCATTAATATGCTGGGGCTTGCCAAGCGGATCAAGGCAAAAATTCTTCAGGCTTCAACCAGTGAGGTATACGGAGATCCAAAGGTTCACCCTCAAACCGAAGATTACTGGGGTCATGTGAATCCTATTGGTCCAAGGGCCTGTTATGATGAAGGGAAAAGAGGTGCAGAAACCTTATTCATCAATTATCACCGTCAGAACAATGTTAAAATAAAGATTGCACGCATCTTTAACACGTATGGGCCCCGCATGCATCCTGACGACGGACGGGTGGTGTCGAATTTTATCGTTCAAGCCCTCAGGGGCAGGGATATTACTATTTATGGCGATGGTTCCCAGACCAGGAGCTTTTGTTATGTGGATGATCTTATTGAAGCACTCATCAGGCTCATGAACACCAATGATGCTTTCACCGGTCCTGTAAATTTAGGCAATCCGAGAGAATTCACCATCCTGGAACTGGCACGGCTGGTTTTAAAACACACAGATTCAAAATCAAAGATTATTTATAAACCATTGCCATCCGACGATCCGATGCAGCGTCAGCCGGATATTTCTCTGGCTAAAAAAGAGTTGAACTGGGAACCAGGGATCCAGTTGGAAGAAGGTATTAACAGAACAATTGCTTATTTTTCAATGATCATTGATCATTGA
- the rfbD gene encoding dTDP-4-dehydrorhamnose reductase, with protein MKILVTGSNGQLGSEIRRLEQDYAGYSFTFTDIAELDITSHNDLFHFFSARSFDCVINCAAYTAVDKAEDEKELAMLVNATAAGYLAEFSRQMGALMVHLSTDYVFDGMKNHPYNETDTTNPLSHYGFTKLRGEEQVMRHSLKSMIIRTSWLYSGYGNNFVKTILKRGRSGEQLRVVSDQIGCPTYARDLAKCILDILPFCKQEGHAIYHYTNEGVASWYDFALEILKIAGISCPVIPVCTADYPSKTRRPFYSVLSKNKIKKAFHLTIPYWKDSLKDCINDLLLNPKTVP; from the coding sequence TTGAAAATATTAGTCACAGGTTCAAACGGTCAGTTAGGAAGTGAAATCCGCCGCCTTGAACAGGATTATGCAGGATACAGTTTTACATTCACAGATATCGCCGAACTGGATATCACCAGCCACAATGATTTATTTCATTTCTTCTCGGCCCGGTCATTTGATTGCGTTATCAACTGTGCAGCCTACACAGCTGTGGATAAAGCCGAGGATGAAAAGGAGCTGGCCATGCTTGTCAATGCAACAGCGGCAGGTTACCTGGCTGAATTTAGCAGACAGATGGGAGCATTGATGGTGCATCTTTCAACCGATTATGTGTTTGATGGAATGAAAAATCACCCTTACAATGAAACAGACACCACCAATCCCCTCTCCCACTATGGCTTCACAAAACTGCGCGGAGAGGAGCAGGTGATGCGGCATTCCCTGAAATCTATGATCATCCGGACATCCTGGCTTTACTCAGGTTATGGTAACAATTTTGTCAAAACCATTCTGAAACGGGGGCGCTCGGGTGAACAACTCAGGGTGGTGTCGGACCAGATAGGCTGTCCTACCTATGCCCGCGATCTCGCAAAATGCATCCTGGATATCCTTCCATTTTGCAAACAAGAGGGACATGCTATCTATCATTATACTAACGAAGGCGTGGCCAGTTGGTATGATTTCGCCCTTGAGATATTAAAAATTGCCGGAATATCGTGTCCGGTCATACCGGTTTGCACAGCCGACTATCCTTCAAAAACCAGACGACCTTTTTATAGTGTGTTAAGCAAGAATAAAATCAAAAAGGCTTTTCATTTGACTATACCTTACTGGAAGGATAGTCTGAAGGATTGTATCAATGATTTACTTTTAAATCCGAAAACTGTTCCTTAG
- a CDS encoding phospho-sugar mutase, with protein sequence MKENSTNLKILERSNSWLAGNYDEDTKKQIRHLMDNDPAGLTDAFYRDLEFGTGGLRGIMGAGTNRMNRYTVGMATQGLANYLLRVFGEEREIKAAIAYDNRTNNTLFAQITADVLSANGIKVYLFDALRPTPELSFAIRYLHCHTGIVITASHNPPEYNGYKVYWNDGGQLVPPHDKNIIAGVQKIRSVDEVRFKGRNELIEFIGEKVDQEYIKNIKALSLSPEVIDKYSDLRIVYTPLHGSGVHLVPMALKAFGFQNIIHIPEQDEINGHFPTLKSPNPEEPAALSMAIEKARESHADLVMGTDPDADRIGIAVRDLHNDFILLNGNQTASLLTFYLLTRWKEKGKLSGKEFIVKTIVTSELLKDMATAFNVETFDVLTGFKYIAELIRELEGQKIFIGGGEESYGYLIGDFVRDKDAVTSSCFVAEAAAWAASKGMTLYDLLLEIYRTHGLFREKLVSVEKKGITGAEEIEGMMRKYRKEPYLSIADSDVICIKDYLIQLEKDFVKGEEHPIHLPKSDVLQFFLADGSKITVRPSGTEPKIKFYFSVKGHLENKQNYEEVARQLDGKIDAIIHHMGLKG encoded by the coding sequence ATGAAAGAGAATTCTACTAATCTTAAAATTTTGGAAAGATCAAATTCCTGGCTAGCAGGCAATTATGATGAGGATACCAAAAAGCAGATCAGGCATTTGATGGACAATGATCCGGCAGGATTGACTGATGCGTTTTACAGGGATCTGGAATTTGGGACAGGGGGCCTTCGGGGAATCATGGGTGCCGGCACTAACCGTATGAACAGGTATACTGTCGGTATGGCCACGCAGGGATTGGCGAATTATTTACTTCGAGTGTTTGGTGAGGAAAGGGAGATCAAAGCGGCCATTGCTTATGACAACCGGACTAACAATACGCTTTTCGCCCAAATCACGGCCGATGTTCTTTCAGCCAACGGGATAAAGGTTTATCTTTTTGATGCCCTGCGTCCTACGCCCGAACTGTCATTTGCCATACGCTATCTGCATTGTCATACTGGTATTGTCATCACAGCGTCACATAATCCGCCTGAATACAATGGATACAAGGTATATTGGAATGATGGCGGCCAGCTGGTACCTCCTCATGATAAGAACATCATTGCCGGGGTGCAGAAGATACGTTCGGTTGATGAGGTCAGATTTAAAGGGAGGAATGAGCTAATTGAGTTCATCGGTGAGAAGGTAGATCAGGAATATATAAAAAACATCAAGGCATTATCTCTATCGCCCGAAGTCATTGATAAATACAGCGATCTGCGTATTGTTTATACACCCTTGCATGGTTCCGGTGTCCATTTGGTTCCAATGGCTTTAAAAGCTTTCGGTTTTCAGAACATCATCCATATACCAGAACAGGATGAGATAAATGGCCATTTCCCGACGCTTAAGTCACCCAATCCCGAAGAGCCAGCAGCATTGTCGATGGCTATTGAGAAAGCCAGGGAGAGCCATGCCGACCTGGTGATGGGCACTGATCCTGATGCCGACAGGATTGGTATTGCTGTGAGGGACCTACACAATGATTTCATTTTGCTCAATGGCAACCAGACTGCTTCATTACTGACCTTCTATCTGCTGACGAGATGGAAGGAGAAGGGAAAACTCAGCGGTAAGGAATTCATCGTAAAGACGATTGTCACCAGCGAGCTACTCAAAGATATGGCGACCGCATTCAACGTTGAAACATTCGATGTTCTTACGGGTTTCAAATATATCGCGGAGCTGATCAGAGAACTGGAAGGACAAAAAATATTTATAGGCGGCGGAGAAGAGAGTTACGGATATCTTATCGGCGACTTTGTCAGAGATAAAGATGCGGTGACTTCAAGCTGCTTTGTGGCTGAGGCAGCTGCCTGGGCAGCAAGCAAAGGGATGACACTGTACGATCTTCTCCTCGAAATCTACCGGACTCATGGCCTTTTCAGGGAAAAACTGGTTTCTGTTGAAAAAAAAGGTATAACCGGGGCTGAAGAAATCGAAGGGATGATGAGAAAATACAGGAAGGAACCTTACCTGTCAATTGCTGATTCAGACGTCATTTGCATTAAAGATTATTTGATACAGCTTGAAAAGGATTTTGTTAAAGGAGAAGAACACCCTATTCATCTGCCAAAATCAGATGTCCTGCAGTTTTTCCTTGCCGACGGAAGCAAGATCACTGTCAGACCCTCAGGAACCGAACCCAAGATCAAATTCTATTTCAGCGTGAAAGGACATCTTGAAAACAAGCAAAATTATGAAGAGGTTGCCCGGCAACTCGACGGGAAGATTGATGCAATCATACACCACATGGGGCTTAAAGGATGA
- a CDS encoding DUF5063 domain-containing protein, with the protein MKDEELYMSRNVLEMLTVANEYCHFLETCEDYTREDIIDYLRKISPLLYLKGSLLPVVPVNHPEANERYVTEEQWEYLYNMFRSKFGADDAYVIADISDKSNPRFLKCSLADNFADIYQDLKNFVMLYQKNTVAAKENAVSECCRLFETHWGFRLVNAHRQLHHLIFTEPEESQEPPITF; encoded by the coding sequence ATGAAAGATGAAGAATTATATATGTCAAGAAATGTGCTGGAGATGCTTACCGTGGCAAATGAATATTGCCATTTTCTGGAAACCTGTGAGGATTATACAAGGGAAGACATAATTGATTATCTCCGGAAAATCAGTCCCCTTCTTTATTTAAAAGGGTCATTGTTGCCGGTTGTGCCTGTAAATCATCCGGAAGCGAATGAGCGCTATGTTACTGAGGAGCAGTGGGAATATCTATATAATATGTTCCGGAGTAAATTCGGCGCTGATGATGCGTATGTGATCGCTGACATATCGGATAAATCAAATCCCAGATTTCTCAAATGCAGCTTAGCCGATAATTTTGCAGATATTTACCAGGATCTGAAGAATTTTGTGATGTTATACCAAAAGAACACGGTTGCAGCGAAAGAGAATGCTGTGAGTGAATGCTGCAGGTTATTTGAAACACACTGGGGTTTCAGGCTGGTCAATGCACACCGGCAGTTACATCATCTGATATTCACAGAGCCTGAAGAAAGCCAGGAGCCTCCAATCACTTTCTGA
- a CDS encoding tetratricopeptide repeat protein yields the protein MRNAIIWVLIIVMFSSCRTKNASTPVSDDKFSSADTLSLLNENITSDSLNSDLFNLRAQYYLRKEDFNLALHDINKALTLNPGKVACLMTLSDIYLQMGKADYARETLNKASDSDPLNPLPLLKLARLHLIMKNYPFCHDYIKQVLNLDNNNAEAYFIDGYAWLETGDTVKAIRNFQMSVQKDQTFFNGYVQLGSLYTGKDNRLAANYFSNALALQPKNTDVLYNIALCYQNDSLFDDAEKYYVDLLSIDSAHVKANYNLGFINLIHREDFAIAIRYFTRAIRYDSNYVDAIYNRGLCYEILNEIDSAQKDYQNVLEIDVTYTKAIEGLNRMDNMIRK from the coding sequence ATGAGAAACGCAATTATATGGGTTCTGATCATTGTCATGTTTTCATCCTGCAGAACCAAAAACGCCTCCACCCCTGTATCTGATGACAAGTTTTCTTCTGCCGATACTCTTTCTTTACTTAATGAAAATATAACCTCCGATAGCCTTAACAGCGATTTGTTCAACCTGCGGGCACAATATTATCTCAGAAAAGAGGATTTTAACCTCGCATTGCATGATATCAATAAAGCCCTGACTCTAAATCCTGGCAAGGTTGCCTGCCTCATGACGCTGAGTGATATTTATCTTCAAATGGGTAAGGCCGACTATGCCCGTGAAACACTAAACAAGGCCTCTGATAGTGATCCTCTTAATCCCCTGCCATTACTTAAGTTAGCCAGGTTGCATCTGATCATGAAAAACTACCCCTTTTGTCATGATTATATCAAGCAGGTGCTGAATCTGGATAATAATAATGCTGAAGCATACTTTATTGATGGTTATGCCTGGCTTGAAACCGGAGATACTGTTAAAGCCATACGTAATTTTCAGATGTCAGTTCAGAAGGATCAAACTTTTTTTAATGGATATGTCCAGCTCGGCTCCTTATATACCGGGAAAGATAACCGTCTGGCAGCAAATTATTTCAGTAATGCCCTGGCCCTGCAGCCAAAGAATACAGATGTTCTGTATAACATCGCTCTCTGTTACCAGAATGATTCCTTGTTTGATGATGCAGAAAAATATTACGTTGATTTGCTTTCAATTGACTCGGCACATGTGAAAGCCAATTATAATCTGGGCTTTATTAACCTCATCCACAGGGAGGATTTTGCCATAGCTATCCGGTATTTCACAAGAGCTATCAGGTATGATTCGAATTACGTCGATGCCATTTATAACCGCGGTTTGTGTTATGAGATTTTAAATGAGATAGATAGTGCCCAAAAGGATTATCAGAATGTACTGGAGATCGACGTAACCTATACTAAAGCTATCGAGGGACTGAACCGTATGGATAATATGATCAGAAAGTGA
- the recA gene encoding recombinase RecA, with amino-acid sequence MTTEKPENVQKQKALQLVIDKMEKEFGKGTIMKLGDNAIVDVDIISTGSIALDAALGIGGLPRGRVIEIYGPEASGKTTLAIHAIAEAQKAGGIAAFIDAEHAFDRLYAKKLGVDIENLLVSQPDNGEQALEITDNLIRSGAIDVIVIDSVAALTPKSEIEGEMGDSKMGLQARLMSQALRKLTATISKTNTSCIFINQLREKIGIMFGNPETTTGGHALKFYASVRLDIRKVNQIKEGENIVGNRARVKVVKNKLAPPFRIAEFDLIYGEGISKTGEIIDICVDHEIIKKSGSWFSYGETKLGQGRDMVKKLIADNPELASELEKKAREALKKSKPVSATD; translated from the coding sequence ATGACAACCGAGAAACCTGAAAACGTCCAGAAACAAAAAGCCCTGCAGCTGGTGATTGATAAGATGGAAAAAGAATTTGGGAAAGGCACTATCATGAAGCTGGGTGATAATGCCATCGTTGATGTAGATATCATTTCAACAGGTTCTATTGCACTTGATGCTGCCCTTGGCATTGGCGGTCTTCCGCGTGGAAGGGTCATTGAAATATATGGACCGGAAGCTTCAGGTAAAACCACTCTGGCTATACATGCCATTGCCGAAGCACAGAAAGCCGGTGGTATTGCCGCTTTTATTGACGCAGAACATGCCTTTGACCGTTTATATGCCAAGAAACTCGGTGTAGATATAGAAAATCTGCTGGTGTCGCAACCCGATAATGGTGAACAGGCTCTTGAGATTACTGACAACCTTATCCGGAGTGGAGCTATCGATGTCATAGTCATTGACTCTGTTGCCGCTCTCACGCCAAAAAGCGAGATAGAAGGAGAAATGGGCGATTCCAAGATGGGTTTACAGGCACGTCTGATGTCGCAAGCCCTCCGAAAACTTACAGCCACAATAAGTAAAACTAATACCAGTTGCATTTTTATAAACCAGCTCCGCGAAAAAATAGGGATCATGTTCGGTAATCCTGAAACAACCACTGGCGGTCATGCACTTAAGTTCTATGCATCCGTTCGCCTTGATATCCGTAAGGTGAACCAGATCAAGGAAGGGGAAAATATTGTCGGGAACAGAGCCAGGGTTAAGGTCGTTAAAAATAAACTTGCTCCACCATTCCGGATCGCGGAATTTGATCTCATCTATGGCGAAGGCATCTCCAAGACCGGCGAAATCATTGATATTTGCGTTGATCACGAAATAATAAAGAAAAGTGGCTCATGGTTCAGCTATGGCGAAACGAAACTCGGCCAGGGCCGTGATATGGTAAAAAAACTTATCGCCGATAATCCTGAACTGGCCAGTGAACTCGAGAAAAAAGCCCGCGAGGCACTTAAAAAATCAAAACCTGTATCAGCAACAGACTAA
- the nth gene encoding endonuclease III, producing MPREERFRLFIEFFEKNMPGAETELHHVNPYELLVATILSAQCTDKRVNMITPAFFEHFPTVASLSKASQREVYELVKSCSYPNSKSRYLIGMAIMLLEKYNGIVPSDPEQLMTLPGVGRKTAHVIAAVAFNKPVLAVDTHVFRVAARLGLTINAPTPLETERQLIKFIPRDKIPAAHHWLILHGRYICQARKPKCSLCGLTDICKFYRRLKNISIILSSHIPFLVILAGGS from the coding sequence ATACCAAGGGAAGAACGCTTCAGGCTGTTTATTGAGTTTTTTGAGAAAAATATGCCCGGTGCCGAAACGGAACTGCACCATGTCAATCCATACGAGTTGCTGGTGGCTACTATATTGTCGGCTCAGTGTACGGATAAGAGAGTCAATATGATCACCCCTGCCTTCTTTGAACACTTTCCCACAGTGGCGTCTCTTTCAAAAGCCAGTCAGCGTGAGGTTTATGAACTGGTTAAAAGCTGCTCCTATCCCAATAGCAAATCAAGATATCTCATTGGTATGGCCATTATGCTTCTGGAAAAGTACAACGGCATTGTGCCTTCTGATCCGGAACAGCTCATGACCTTACCAGGTGTTGGAAGAAAAACGGCTCATGTGATCGCGGCTGTTGCTTTCAATAAACCTGTCCTCGCTGTTGATACCCATGTATTCCGTGTCGCAGCTCGCCTGGGCCTGACAATAAACGCCCCGACACCATTGGAAACTGAAAGACAATTAATCAAATTCATTCCCCGGGACAAAATCCCCGCTGCACACCATTGGCTCATTCTCCATGGCCGTTACATCTGCCAGGCCCGGAAACCAAAATGTAGCCTTTGCGGCCTTACAGATATTTGCAAATTTTATAGGAGACTAAAAAATATTTCCATTATTCTCTCATCACACATTCCCTTTTTAGTAATTTTAGCAGGTGGTAGCTGA
- a CDS encoding sigma-70 family RNA polymerase sigma factor produces the protein MEAILISDRELVDDYLSGNLSSLEKLIHRHKERIYSYILMIVRDTELADDLFQDTFIKVINTLNSGTYKEEGKFIQWVMRIAHNLIIDHFRKSRRIPVVDNNSDEFDIFDTIGITDPCMEEKMITDQIYEDVRKLIDYLPKEQREVLVMRHYSDMSFKEIAEVTDVSINTALGRMRYALINLRKLIKEKDVILTV, from the coding sequence ATGGAAGCCATTTTAATTAGCGACAGAGAGCTAGTTGATGACTATTTATCAGGTAATCTCTCAAGTCTGGAGAAACTTATCCACCGTCACAAAGAAAGGATTTATTCTTACATTCTTATGATCGTCAGGGATACTGAACTGGCCGACGATCTTTTCCAGGATACCTTTATTAAAGTCATAAATACGCTCAATTCCGGCACTTATAAGGAAGAAGGGAAGTTTATCCAATGGGTGATGCGCATCGCTCATAACCTCATCATCGACCATTTCAGGAAATCCAGGAGAATTCCTGTTGTCGACAACAACTCGGATGAATTTGATATTTTTGACACCATTGGCATTACCGATCCATGTATGGAGGAAAAAATGATCACCGACCAGATTTATGAAGATGTGCGTAAACTAATTGATTATCTCCCCAAAGAACAGCGCGAGGTGCTTGTTATGCGCCATTACTCTGATATGAGCTTCAAGGAGATTGCCGAGGTTACCGACGTGAGCATTAATACTGCTCTTGGCAGAATGCGTTATGCATTGATCAACTTGCGAAAACTCATTAAGGAAAAGGATGTCATTCTTACGGTATAA